One region of bacterium genomic DNA includes:
- the gatC gene encoding Asp-tRNA(Asn)/Glu-tRNA(Gln) amidotransferase subunit GatC: MAVTKKDVDTVASLARLSFTDKEKEDLLGTLNSILEYFDKLSELDTANVEPLTHILPIQNVMREDEVQPSLGQETALMNAPKHARGHFVIPKVIE; the protein is encoded by the coding sequence ATGGCGGTAACGAAAAAAGATGTGGACACTGTCGCCTCGCTTGCCCGTCTCAGCTTTACCGATAAAGAAAAAGAAGATCTCCTGGGCACGCTCAACAGCATACTCGAGTATTTTGACAAACTCTCCGAGCTCGATACCGCGAATGTCGAACCGCTGACCCACATTCTTCCCATTCAGAACGTGATGCGCGAGGACGAGGTTCAGCCTTCCCTCGGCCAGGAAACGGCGCTTATGAACGCTCCGAAACATGCCCGCGGGCATTTTGTCATCCCGAAGGTGATCGAATAA
- a CDS encoding RidA family protein translates to MDNKKAVRTDAAPAPVGPYSQAVVAGELVFCSGQLAFDPVTGTLETGDIERETSRVMENLKAVLDAAGCSFDNVVKTTIFLRSMDDFGKVNGVYGRYFKDVPPARSTVQVGRLPKDANVEIECIAVK, encoded by the coding sequence ATGGACAATAAAAAAGCGGTGAGAACGGACGCTGCACCGGCGCCTGTAGGTCCCTATTCACAGGCGGTTGTAGCCGGGGAGCTCGTGTTCTGCTCCGGTCAGCTGGCGTTCGATCCCGTGACGGGAACTCTCGAAACCGGCGACATCGAACGTGAAACATCACGGGTCATGGAAAACCTGAAAGCGGTGCTCGATGCGGCGGGATGTTCGTTCGACAACGTTGTGAAAACGACGATTTTTCTGCGGTCGATGGATGATTTCGGTAAGGTGAACGGTGTCTACGGGAGGTATTTCAAGGATGTTCCCCCGGCGCGGTCCACGGTGCAGGTTGGCCGTCTCCCAAAGGATGCGAATGTCGAAATCGAGTGTATAGCCGTCAAATAA
- a CDS encoding 4-hydroxy-3-methylbut-2-enyl diphosphate reductase codes for MKVRLADSAGFCMGVRKAMDTVLDEARGKTVTYTLGPLIHNPQALEMLESRHVFITDRIDGSLRGKTVVIRAHGVPPSSYKQLRDVGAFIVDATCPKVLRSQKTIEKYYARGYSIVIVGDRGHAEIDALVGITDNNAVVVENLDEAQKLPHMEKVCIVAQTTINIPLYKEVSEEICRHADECHVANTVCSSTERRQADVRKLAEHTDATVVVGGRNSANTKRLAEISQELGQPTYLIEDALELDMEELSQFNEIGVTAGASTPNWVIQQVVDTITGYSPVPRKSIVGFFMSLAYLLIEGNFILCAGAAVLTFAMSLFMAIPLYPHFILMSFFYLFPLHAVNKYLEINWKHIAMTSRAPVLRLYWRIFLGIAIASALISLGIARYAGAFIFIIVAVSYLLGGLYSVRVIPAEWKFRFKSLRDIPGSKDTMIATAWTFATIVLPIIYHGVFPGLSAIVGGIFAFVLVFSRATMLAIGGIESDKVVGLETIPILIGRSASLKLLYAVNSLLALGIVICAVTGLLPAHSVAMIVPVVYVISLIRPVSRKGHFFRLYHQVAIDTAFFLTGIVAFLFLR; via the coding sequence ATGAAAGTTCGACTGGCAGACAGTGCGGGTTTCTGCATGGGAGTCCGCAAGGCCATGGATACCGTGCTCGATGAAGCCCGCGGGAAAACGGTCACTTACACGCTCGGCCCGCTTATCCATAATCCCCAGGCGCTGGAAATGCTCGAATCGCGCCATGTATTCATTACGGACAGGATTGACGGCTCTCTCAGGGGAAAGACCGTGGTCATCCGCGCTCATGGTGTCCCTCCGTCGTCGTACAAACAGCTCAGGGATGTCGGCGCATTCATCGTCGATGCAACCTGTCCGAAAGTCCTCCGCAGCCAGAAAACCATCGAGAAATACTACGCGCGGGGGTATTCCATCGTTATTGTCGGCGACCGCGGACATGCAGAAATCGATGCGCTCGTCGGAATTACCGACAACAACGCCGTGGTTGTGGAAAACCTCGACGAGGCACAAAAACTCCCCCATATGGAAAAAGTCTGCATCGTGGCGCAGACAACCATCAATATCCCGCTCTATAAGGAAGTCTCCGAAGAAATCTGCCGTCACGCCGACGAGTGCCATGTCGCCAATACGGTCTGTTCTTCGACAGAACGCCGTCAGGCGGACGTCCGTAAACTCGCCGAACATACCGATGCCACGGTCGTGGTCGGCGGGAGAAACAGCGCCAACACCAAGCGGCTCGCGGAAATATCACAGGAACTCGGTCAGCCGACCTACCTTATCGAGGACGCTTTAGAGCTCGACATGGAGGAGCTCTCGCAGTTCAACGAGATCGGTGTCACCGCCGGGGCGTCGACTCCGAACTGGGTAATCCAGCAGGTCGTCGATACCATCACCGGGTACTCTCCCGTACCGCGTAAGAGCATCGTGGGATTCTTCATGAGTCTCGCCTACCTTCTCATCGAGGGTAATTTTATCCTCTGCGCCGGGGCGGCGGTGCTCACTTTTGCAATGAGTCTTTTCATGGCTATCCCGCTCTATCCGCATTTCATACTGATGTCGTTCTTTTACCTCTTCCCGCTCCATGCGGTGAACAAGTACCTTGAGATCAACTGGAAACATATCGCTATGACCAGCCGCGCGCCTGTTCTCAGGCTGTACTGGCGGATTTTTCTCGGTATCGCCATCGCCTCAGCCCTGATATCGCTCGGCATCGCCCGTTATGCGGGGGCATTCATATTTATCATCGTTGCGGTTTCATACCTTCTTGGCGGTCTGTACAGTGTCAGGGTGATCCCTGCGGAATGGAAATTCAGGTTCAAATCCCTCCGCGACATACCCGGATCGAAAGACACCATGATTGCGACCGCATGGACCTTCGCCACAATAGTGCTGCCCATCATATACCACGGTGTATTTCCGGGACTGTCCGCCATCGTGGGGGGGATATTCGCGTTTGTCCTCGTTTTCAGCCGCGCCACCATGCTTGCTATCGGGGGCATCGAATCTGACAAGGTAGTGGGGCTCGAAACTATACCGATCCTCATCGGGCGGTCGGCAAGCCTGAAACTTCTGTACGCGGTCAACAGCCTGCTTGCGCTCGGAATAGTCATCTGCGCCGTTACGGGTCTCCTGCCGGCGCATTCTGTGGCAATGATCGTACCGGTCGTCTATGTGATTTCACTCATACGGCCGGTCAGCAGAAAGGGGCATTTTTTCAGGCTCTATCACCAGGTGGCGATTGACACCGCCTTTTTTCTCACCGGTATCGTGGCATTCCTCTTCCTGAGGTAA
- a CDS encoding DUF3160 domain-containing protein: MKKWLITISVFFACAALGWWLHAYITGPHETETVTSGAEVKEPESLSAPETSLPTEKQNTEIEGVKAGDTEARNASPELTSRMAYASIALSPFRHRFSIEPVSEKILDATARLSGLSSPQVSPDGKRIVFASGSEGSHDIWLIDLSGENLTQITRSPADEIDPSWMSDGKRIVYSSNETGTYELRIMNADGSGSHQITSDETYRKSHPRCSPIIWGNYLPHKMYKENTILYNAENDGTSGIWIVGEDGALPTPVMADTVDGENYAYAEWSPHGLTCVYTGEQNGRTRICQGWKGEDYGWKRSGFQAMDIESGACCPAFIPNGTKLTFLNPEKDGQSVFYCSVDGSDAGIITLKHTVRGNIAWSPDGTRFVHVTTVNGRECLAVQQVYYPLQDVTNLWQYSDYSPRMIDLLEKNRFAVTAKEHAFFHDMYEMYSRYYSFLLTYGLPVFITTDTTLELFHLFFDYTLRTLEQDTFSPLLIRLVEGCRIETGKLLKKSASPEMKEDLSFLENYFSVARELLSESRGNTNSAVAEELSLIERGDGTATSPVLGSTIDYTQFTVRGHYTKNESLGRYFRALMWLGTAPFRTQTPGDPRQARRETRRALVMTRILHDNPGLLASWNDLYSPILLFVGGADDFQVLDYKRLMAGVYTENTVEELYDERKLDRFLTLVGQEKPPRIAPQDGRTFRFMPQRFTPDSYIHQNLVFDRVGTSGNPRLLPRGLDIMAVLGSERAYEILDSVLGETRYDNYGTQVLKLRNEFRGMSPDEWQRTIYSGWLYTLTGLLPEFGAEYPQFMQNDAWRDKSLSTALASWTELRHDTILYVKQTAAEAGEGGEGWQPIIPKPNGYVEPNPEFYRRLKHLIIMSFDGLKEKNMLSGALAEKTDNFLAIVTRLESIAERELKKESLGEEDEKFIMDYGSRLEYLTIFFNEGESLYSITGSDVSLIADVATDRLNNRILHEAVGKVREMDVIVDIGNRKQINRGGIFTYYEFPVDGKRLNDDEWRDMLKTGKAPAPPVWTNTFRANE; this comes from the coding sequence ATGAAAAAATGGCTGATAACGATCTCCGTATTTTTCGCCTGCGCCGCGCTGGGCTGGTGGCTTCATGCGTATATAACCGGGCCACATGAAACGGAGACGGTCACATCCGGAGCCGAGGTCAAGGAACCCGAATCACTGTCTGCCCCGGAAACGTCTTTGCCAACTGAAAAACAGAATACTGAGATCGAGGGAGTGAAAGCCGGAGATACGGAAGCCCGGAATGCATCGCCGGAACTCACATCACGGATGGCGTATGCATCGATAGCCCTCAGCCCGTTCAGGCACCGGTTTTCCATCGAGCCTGTATCGGAAAAAATCCTCGATGCCACTGCACGGCTGTCCGGCCTTTCCTCGCCGCAGGTTTCCCCGGACGGGAAGCGGATCGTTTTCGCCTCCGGCAGTGAAGGAAGCCACGATATCTGGCTCATCGACCTATCGGGTGAAAACCTGACGCAGATTACCCGGAGCCCGGCGGACGAGATCGATCCCTCCTGGATGAGTGACGGGAAAAGAATCGTCTATTCCTCGAACGAAACGGGGACTTATGAGCTCCGGATCATGAACGCCGACGGTTCCGGCAGCCATCAGATCACATCCGATGAAACGTACAGGAAATCCCATCCGCGCTGCTCTCCGATCATCTGGGGGAATTACCTCCCACATAAAATGTATAAGGAAAACACCATTCTTTACAATGCAGAGAATGATGGAACAAGCGGCATATGGATTGTTGGCGAGGACGGCGCCTTACCCACTCCTGTAATGGCTGATACGGTGGACGGTGAAAACTATGCATATGCCGAGTGGTCGCCTCATGGACTCACCTGCGTCTACACCGGCGAGCAAAACGGGAGAACAAGAATCTGCCAGGGGTGGAAGGGCGAAGATTACGGCTGGAAAAGGAGCGGCTTTCAGGCGATGGATATTGAAAGCGGTGCATGCTGCCCCGCGTTTATCCCGAACGGGACAAAACTGACCTTTCTCAATCCGGAAAAAGATGGCCAATCGGTTTTTTACTGTTCGGTGGACGGCTCCGATGCCGGTATAATCACCCTTAAACATACAGTAAGAGGCAATATTGCATGGTCTCCGGACGGCACCCGTTTCGTCCATGTAACCACGGTAAACGGGAGGGAATGTCTTGCCGTTCAGCAGGTGTACTATCCCCTCCAGGATGTGACCAACCTGTGGCAGTACAGTGATTATTCGCCGCGGATGATAGACCTCCTCGAAAAGAACCGGTTCGCCGTCACCGCAAAAGAGCACGCGTTTTTCCACGACATGTATGAAATGTACAGCCGCTATTACTCGTTTCTCCTCACCTACGGACTCCCCGTATTTATAACGACGGATACGACGCTCGAACTCTTTCATCTGTTCTTCGATTATACGCTCAGAACGCTCGAACAGGATACATTCTCCCCTCTCCTTATCCGACTGGTCGAAGGATGCCGGATTGAAACGGGGAAACTGCTGAAGAAGAGCGCATCTCCTGAGATGAAAGAGGACCTGTCGTTTCTCGAAAACTATTTTTCGGTGGCCCGGGAACTCCTCTCGGAATCCCGTGGGAATACGAACAGCGCCGTTGCGGAAGAGCTTTCGCTCATAGAGCGCGGCGATGGAACCGCCACATCGCCCGTGCTCGGCAGTACCATCGATTATACCCAGTTCACCGTACGGGGGCACTACACGAAAAACGAATCCCTGGGAAGGTACTTCCGGGCGCTCATGTGGCTCGGCACCGCACCGTTCAGAACACAGACGCCGGGCGATCCCCGGCAGGCCCGGCGCGAGACACGGCGGGCGCTTGTCATGACCCGCATACTCCATGACAATCCTGGGCTGCTCGCGTCATGGAACGACCTCTATTCACCGATTCTCCTGTTTGTGGGCGGCGCTGATGATTTCCAGGTGCTGGACTACAAACGGCTCATGGCCGGGGTGTACACTGAGAATACCGTTGAAGAGCTCTATGATGAACGGAAGCTCGATCGGTTTCTGACGCTTGTCGGGCAGGAAAAACCGCCCCGTATCGCTCCCCAGGACGGGAGAACATTCAGGTTCATGCCGCAGCGGTTCACCCCCGACAGTTACATTCATCAGAACCTGGTATTCGACCGGGTCGGTACTTCCGGCAATCCGCGCCTGCTGCCGCGGGGGCTCGATATTATGGCTGTGCTCGGCTCCGAGCGGGCGTACGAAATCCTCGACAGTGTCCTCGGGGAAACGCGGTACGACAACTACGGCACACAGGTACTGAAACTGCGTAATGAATTCAGGGGGATGAGCCCGGATGAATGGCAGCGTACCATCTACAGCGGCTGGCTCTATACACTCACGGGACTTTTGCCGGAATTCGGCGCGGAGTATCCGCAGTTCATGCAAAACGACGCCTGGCGGGATAAAAGCCTCTCCACTGCACTTGCAAGCTGGACAGAGCTCCGTCACGACACCATCCTGTATGTGAAACAGACGGCCGCCGAAGCGGGCGAAGGAGGCGAGGGCTGGCAGCCGATCATACCGAAACCGAACGGGTATGTGGAGCCGAATCCGGAGTTTTACCGCCGTCTTAAACACCTGATCATAATGAGCTTTGACGGCTTGAAAGAAAAAAACATGCTGTCCGGCGCGCTTGCAGAGAAGACTGATAATTTTCTCGCCATCGTCACCCGGCTCGAGAGTATCGCCGAACGTGAGTTAAAAAAAGAATCTCTCGGTGAAGAGGATGAAAAATTTATCATGGATTACGGTTCCAGGCTGGAATACCTGACCATTTTCTTCAACGAGGGCGAATCGCTTTATTCGATTACGGGGAGCGATGTTTCGCTCATAGCCGATGTCGCCACCGACCGTCTCAACAACAGGATTCTCCACGAGGCTGTCGGGAAGGTTCGCGAGATGGATGTCATTGTCGATATCGGAAACAGAAAACAGATCAACAGGGGCGGCATATTCACCTACTACGAGTTTCCGGTGGACGGGAAACGGCTCAATGACGACGAGTGGCGTGACATGCTCAAAACGGGAAAGGCTCCCGCGCCGCCGGTCTGGACAAACACTTTCCGGGCGAACGAATGA
- a CDS encoding CapA family protein: MTARGKRALFTAGCLAALLFGAGLHRSYTRTPDRQTLTIAFTGDIMLGRQVGRAIFRANDPSLPFRHIYSEIRPADIAIGNLECVFADTLFTGTFNHPVIRFPAYSETVAGLKLAGFDCCSVANNHALDFGTPGVRKTIQILDRNGIVPMGTASANPVVIAKKGYTVALFGFWAKGDTLWAVDPSGGYAGVEDETVLDAIGQAKKTCDIVILFLHWGKEYTGSPTDEQKNLARRASQAGADLIVGHGPHQIQEIEYRGKSLIAYSLGNCVFDQKYDETRTGLILRVSFDSPGAVPKAVLIPVRTDDSTCAPVVLTGSEKERVLFKLTTPKESAENKRMADTE; this comes from the coding sequence ATGACTGCAAGGGGGAAAAGAGCGCTTTTTACAGCGGGCTGTCTGGCCGCTCTTCTCTTTGGTGCCGGGCTGCACCGTTCATATACCCGCACACCGGACAGGCAGACGCTTACGATCGCTTTTACCGGCGACATCATGCTCGGAAGGCAGGTCGGCAGGGCGATTTTCAGAGCAAATGACCCGTCCCTCCCTTTCAGGCACATATATTCCGAAATCAGGCCGGCAGACATCGCCATCGGAAACCTTGAGTGTGTTTTTGCGGACACGCTTTTTACGGGAACCTTCAATCACCCGGTAATCCGTTTTCCCGCTTACTCAGAAACTGTCGCGGGATTGAAACTCGCCGGATTCGACTGCTGTTCCGTCGCCAACAACCACGCGCTCGATTTCGGAACCCCGGGCGTTCGGAAAACCATACAAATACTCGACCGGAACGGTATCGTGCCAATGGGGACTGCATCCGCAAACCCTGTCGTTATCGCAAAAAAGGGGTATACCGTGGCGTTGTTCGGCTTCTGGGCGAAGGGTGACACCCTATGGGCTGTCGACCCGTCCGGCGGTTATGCTGGAGTGGAGGACGAAACAGTGCTCGATGCAATCGGACAGGCAAAGAAAACATGTGATATCGTGATTCTGTTTCTGCACTGGGGGAAAGAATACACCGGCAGTCCCACGGACGAACAGAAAAACCTCGCCCGCCGGGCATCGCAGGCAGGCGCCGATCTCATTGTCGGTCACGGGCCCCATCAGATTCAGGAGATAGAATACCGGGGGAAAAGCCTCATCGCATACAGCCTCGGCAATTGTGTCTTTGACCAGAAATACGATGAAACCAGGACAGGCCTTATTCTCCGGGTATCGTTCGATTCACCGGGAGCGGTTCCGAAGGCGGTTCTCATCCCGGTACGAACCGATGACAGTACCTGCGCACCTGTGGTTCTTACGGGTTCCGAAAAAGAACGTGTGCTGTTCAAACTGACTACCCCGAAGGAGTCGGCGGAGAACAAACGAATGGCGGATACGGAATGA
- a CDS encoding L-serine ammonia-lyase, iron-sulfur-dependent, subunit alpha — translation MNILKEVLKHEVFPALGCTEPIAVAYAASIAAGETEGEIEEIRITVDPGVYKNGLAVTIPNTGGETGNLIAGVLGALVRKPELKMEVLTGATDDMKIRAQALIREQKATITYDKSKKTLYIDVTVITGNGHARAVITDSHTNLVLLEKNDRIILEKNEKADKAGNLHYRTVLRNMKISELIDLADNMDDADYAYIKQGVEMNIRASGAGKELKKVGYYLDDLVKKGYLLDDVFSSSKILTASASDARMAGMNFPVMSSGGSGNQGIVAILVPYNVGTCFKVEEKRILRSIALSHLINSYIKCFTGDLCPLCGCSIAAGAGAAVAIVYQLSGKDLHKIALSVNNLISDLGGMLCDGAKPGCALKVVSSTDSAIRSAYMALNNHGITELEGFIGKTAEETIFHLSRISEIGMALVDDTILGIMKEKMSGNSSYR, via the coding sequence GTGAATATTCTCAAAGAAGTTCTGAAACACGAGGTTTTTCCTGCGCTGGGCTGTACCGAACCCATCGCTGTGGCCTATGCCGCCAGTATTGCAGCCGGGGAAACGGAAGGCGAGATCGAAGAGATACGCATTACGGTCGATCCCGGGGTTTATAAAAACGGATTGGCGGTAACGATCCCGAACACCGGGGGAGAAACGGGTAATCTCATCGCAGGGGTTCTCGGCGCGCTCGTCCGGAAGCCGGAATTAAAAATGGAAGTGCTGACCGGCGCCACCGATGACATGAAAATCCGTGCTCAGGCATTGATCCGGGAACAGAAGGCGACAATCACGTACGACAAATCGAAAAAAACCCTGTATATCGATGTGACGGTAATAACCGGCAATGGTCATGCGCGTGCGGTGATTACCGACAGCCATACCAATCTGGTCCTTCTGGAAAAAAATGACCGGATAATCCTCGAGAAAAATGAAAAAGCTGACAAGGCCGGGAATCTGCACTACAGAACGGTTTTGAGGAACATGAAAATATCGGAATTGATTGATCTTGCCGATAATATGGATGATGCGGATTATGCCTATATAAAACAGGGTGTTGAGATGAATATCCGGGCTTCCGGAGCGGGAAAGGAATTGAAAAAGGTCGGGTATTATCTCGATGATCTTGTGAAAAAAGGGTATCTCCTCGACGATGTTTTTTCATCGAGCAAAATTCTGACAGCTTCCGCTTCGGATGCGCGAATGGCAGGCATGAACTTCCCGGTTATGTCGAGCGGCGGAAGCGGCAACCAGGGAATTGTAGCCATACTGGTGCCGTATAATGTGGGGACCTGCTTTAAAGTCGAGGAAAAAAGGATTCTCCGGAGCATTGCCCTGTCCCACCTCATAAACAGTTACATAAAGTGCTTCACCGGCGATCTGTGCCCCCTGTGCGGGTGTTCCATTGCGGCGGGAGCCGGCGCGGCAGTGGCAATCGTGTACCAGCTGAGCGGAAAAGACCTTCACAAAATCGCCCTGTCCGTGAACAACCTCATCAGCGATCTCGGCGGAATGCTGTGTGACGGTGCCAAGCCGGGATGCGCCCTGAAAGTGGTCAGCTCGACAGATTCCGCAATCCGCTCGGCATACATGGCTCTGAACAATCACGGTATTACCGAGCTCGAAGGTTTCATCGGAAAAACGGCTGAAGAAACGATATTCCACCTGAGCAGGATCAGCGAAATTGGTATGGCGCTGGTCGATGATACGATTCTGGGGATTATGAAGGAGAAAATGAGCGGCAATTCTTCATATCGTTAA